The bacterium genome contains a region encoding:
- a CDS encoding ribonuclease HII translates to MDLWQEERELRQRGFINVVGVDEAGRGPLAGPVVAAAVILPDNGSITGINDSKKLTEKQREKLFGSIFDEAIAVGVGLSSPLEIDELNILQASFLAMRRALLQMALDYDVVLIDGNQRIPTITKPQKTVIGGDGQCACIAAASVIAKVTRDRMMLELHNHYPMYAFDQHKGYGTELHLNRLQEHGISPVHRKSFAPVAKLLGERSEPQCLLPL, encoded by the coding sequence ATGGATCTGTGGCAGGAAGAGCGAGAGCTGCGGCAACGCGGGTTTATTAATGTTGTTGGAGTTGACGAGGCAGGTCGAGGCCCGTTGGCCGGACCGGTTGTTGCTGCGGCTGTCATTTTGCCGGATAACGGCTCTATCACTGGCATTAATGACTCTAAGAAACTGACCGAAAAGCAGCGCGAAAAATTATTTGGCAGCATTTTCGATGAAGCGATTGCGGTCGGGGTTGGGTTATCAAGTCCGCTGGAGATTGATGAGCTCAATATTCTTCAAGCCAGTTTTTTGGCAATGCGCCGTGCGCTCCTCCAAATGGCTCTCGATTATGATGTAGTTCTCATTGACGGCAATCAACGCATTCCAACTATCACCAAACCACAAAAAACGGTCATTGGCGGGGATGGGCAATGCGCCTGCATTGCTGCTGCATCGGTTATCGCTAAGGTTACTCGCGACAGGATGATGCTGGAACTTCATAACCATTACCCTATGTATGCCTTCGATCAGCATAAGGGTTATGGAACTGAATTGCATCTTAACCGCCTGCAAGAACATGGCATCTCCCCCGTCCACCGAAAGTCATTTGCTCCGGTTGCCAAGTTATTAGGCGAAAGGAGCGAACCCCAATGTCTCCTTCCCCTTTAG
- a CDS encoding YraN family protein, with protein MSPSPLGTWGEQYVEKYLIEQGYEILCRNWRTRYGEIDLIALHEGVLVFVEVKSRRSSRCGEAEESVDERKQAKLRKLAEEYLYSTDQPEANCRFDVVALRIRSTGHEVTVITNAF; from the coding sequence ATGTCTCCTTCCCCTTTAGGCACGTGGGGAGAGCAATACGTCGAAAAATATTTAATAGAGCAGGGATACGAAATTCTCTGCCGTAATTGGCGTACCCGGTATGGTGAAATTGACCTTATCGCCCTTCATGAAGGCGTGTTAGTCTTCGTCGAAGTCAAATCCCGCCGTTCCTCGCGTTGTGGCGAAGCAGAGGAATCAGTTGACGAACGCAAGCAAGCCAAACTCCGCAAACTAGCAGAAGAATACCTCTACTCCACCGATCAACCCGAAGCCAACTGCCGCTTTGACGTAGTAGCCCTAAGAATCCGCTCAACCGGTCATGAGGTGACAGTAATTACAAACGCATTTTAA